The window CGTTGATTTTTCGCTGGGCCGCTCGCCGGGTGAAGTTCTACCGAACGATGTTGCTCGATCCGGTCCTGGCAAGGATCTGGCCCGGATTCGCGACACCGGACCCACGCGGTGTGATCGTGTTCGCACAAAGTGCCGTTGGTCCGTATCCTGCGAAAAGTTGCTTGCGATTGCGTCGCGGAGACGAAGGATGGTTGTTGACTCCCGCCACACCATGGTCGCCGCTGTCATGGGGATTGGGAGGCGACGGCCATGTTCTGCAATGTGGAACCTCGCCTCGATTGGTTCGCGGATGGCTGACCCACTCGATCCACGCCGAAGCGGACGACGACACCGTGGTGTTGTTGAAGGTCAGCCGACGTCATGACATGCACATGACGATCGTGTTGGAACAATGTGGTTTGATTGAACACACCGAAACGAACGAGTCGGCCGCAGACGCCGCGCCTCGCGACAATGCAATCGAATTTGCCTAGGCACCGAATCAGACCGATGGCATCGATCGACGATGCTCGATCAGAAACGACGCAAAAGTCGGGCTAAAACGGGCCTCAACCGGTCTCGGTCCTCTTTGGATGCAGACTCGGTTGGTCTAAAGTGGGGAGCACTGATTGTTCCCCTTGGTCGACCGCATTGAATCCGGAGCTGCTGAAGACTCGATGGCCACGCAACGTTTGACCAAGCAGAATGCCGCGATGATCTCGGCCGCCGTCGCACTTCGAGCTGATCGGAACGCGGACGCCCTGTTGTTGTTGCTCGATGGCAGCACCGATTGGAAGCGAATCTCTGAGCTGACCGAGGCCAACGAAAATGTGGTCATCGTCGCCGTCGATACGATCGAGGATTTGGACGGTGCCGCCGAAGCTGGTTTGAAGCCGCTGGCACTGAACAAAGAAAAGGCTCCGTTGCTTGAACGACTGCAAGAAGCATTGCTGGAAGCCGCCGCCGATGAGCTGATCAAAACCAACGGCGAAGTCGTCGCGGTTTACAGCGGATTCCAGCAAGGACGATTGGACTCGATCAGCCACCTGCAACTCGACGAGCGGATGCGTCGATTCACCGTTCGTGATTTGCAGACGCTCGAAAGCAGTGTCCCGCTGAAGACGATCAAAGCTGTCGTTGACCTGGCATCGCAAATTGGCCGAGAGGGTCGTGAAGGCAAAGCCGTTGGAACGATGTTCGTGGTCGGTGATCATCGCCGAGTCCTGGAGCACGCTAGCGATAGCGGCGCGGATCCATTTCGCGGGTACAACAAAAAGCACCGCAACATCTTGGACCCCAAAGTCCAGGAAGACGCCAAAGAGATCGCTCAACTCGACGGTGCCTTCGTGGTTACCTCGGACGGCATCATCGAACGAAGTCGTCAGATGCTGGAGGTTTCGCACGAAGACCTCAAGATGACCAAGGGACTCGGTTCCCGACACTGGGCCGCCGCCGCGATCACGCGAAAAACCAAAGCGGTCTCGGTCGTGGTTAGCCAATCGACCGGAACGGTGAGGCTGTACCAGAACGGATTTTTGATCCTGCAGATTGTCCCGATGGACAAAGCGATCAAGTGGCAGGAATTTGCTTTTGAGCCACCGCCGCAATCAGCGGACGAAAACTAGGCGTCTTCGTCCTATTGGGCAGGTCCACCTGGACTCGCCACTGATTTCACGCCGAAACGGCGATCTTCGATCGCGTCGCCCACGGTTGCCACACAAAAACCGGGGCTGACGCCCATCGGCTAATGGTTGTGATCCAGTATGCGACTAAATCAACAGCCCGCTGATGCCCGAACGGCTGAGCTGAATGCCGCCGTCCGTTTAGAATTTGTGGCCCTTCTTGGGTCCGTCCTTGGTTTGAGTCAGGATTTCGGGGCCTGATTCGGTCATCAAGATCGAATGTTCGAACTGTGCCGATGGACGTCCGTCCTTGGTCCGAACTGTCCATCCGTCCGCTTTGTCGCACTGGGTGTACCGCGAACCGGCGTTGATCATGGGCTCGATCGTGAAGCACATGCCCGGGAACAATCGGTCGATTCGGCTTTGACGGTTCGGGAAGTGAGGAATCGATGGGTCCAGGTGAAACTGTTTGCCCAAACCATGGCCGACATATTCGCGGACAACGGTGAATCCGCGGCCTTCGGCTTCCGGCACGACGGCCTCGCCAATCGTTGCCACGCGGCAACCGGGCGTCAGAGCGTCGATGGCCAAGTGCATGCAATCAAAGGCACACTGGGTGACGGCTCGCTTTTCTTCGCTGACTTCACCCAGCAAAAACGTTTCGCTTTGGTCACCGTGCCATCCATCGACCACCGTCGTGATGTCGACATTGATGATGTCGCCTTCTTTCAATTCGTAATCGTCCGGGATCCCGTGACAAATCACTTCATTGACGCTGGTGCAGCAGCTCTTGGGATACTTCTGGTACCCGAGCGTCGCGGCGCGATAACCGTGACCGTAGGTCCAATCGTGGATCATTTGGTCGATCTTGCCCGTCGTGATCCCCGGTTTGACGTGTGGCCGAACATAGTCCAGTAGCGCCGCATTCGCTTGGCCAGCGGCCCGCATCATGTCGCGTTGGGTTTCGGAAAGGATCAGTTTTCGTTGCTTGGTCAGCATGCTGCTAAATGGTGTCGGTTCGGATGAATTGGGGCCATAAAAGGCACGGCGTCAGCATAGCAGGTTTGAGGTGTTGGCAAACCCAAACGGCCCCGGATCCCGGCCAAGTGAGGGATCCGGGCTGGAATGATCGGTACATTCGGCGGTTTCGATCAATCAGGAACGCCCCCGGTCGGAACTTTTATGGCCCCGGAGGGTTAGTTCGATACGGAACGAGACCATTTGCTCGTCCGATCGCTTTTCCGGCAACTATCCTGGCAACCGAGTTTCCAGGCAAACGATTTTTACTTCGCCCAGCTCGGTCCCACATCTTATCTATCGAAATGAATCGAATTGTTTCCAACGCGACGCAAGCCGCTAATGCTTGGTCAAACCGAGGATGCAACCCCGCGCAGGTGGAGGCTCGCTCTTTCCGGACTTCGCTTCGAAGAGGCTTGTGTGCCAGGTGGGCCCTTCGCGGTGCCGCTTTGGCTGGGATGATCGTCCTTGGCTCGGGCGTTCAACCCGCCGCAGCCCAGGACGCCTCAACCCAAGAGGCCGCCGCACCTGATACCGCTGCCGCAAACGCAACGGTTGTCACGAACTCCGACAAGGAATTGCAATTCAATTTCTCAGGAGCACCTTGGGGCGACGTCCTGCGCTGGTTCTCCGAGCAAGCTGATCTGTCGTTGCAGATGGACTCGGCACCCGCGGGAACGGTTAATTTCACCGATCCGACGCAAACATATTCCGTCGGCGAAGGCCTGGACCTGATCAACCGTCTGCTGCTCGATCGCGGCTGGGCTGTGGTTCGTCGAGGACGCATGCTGCTGCTGGTCGATTTAGAAGCGGAGAACGCGGAAAAGCTGATCAGCGAGATGGCTGAGTTGGTCACCCCGGACACGTTCGACCAACGCGGAAACAGCGACATCGTTCGATGCGTCTTTCCATTGGGAGGATTGTCGCCGGATGAAGCTCGCGAAGAGTTGTCGCAGATCATTGGGCCATGGGGACGCATCAATGTTTTGGCGGGAGCTCGCCAAGTCGTCGTGACTGAAACGGTCGGAAAGCTGCGTATCATCGAGACGGTATTGTCCGCCGCCGAAGAAGCTCAATCCAGCGTCGTCGAAATCACGCTTCAACATCGTGCTGCGGAAGAAATTCTGGAGGTCGCGCGTCCGTTGGTTGGTTTGGAACCAGGCGAAAACCTTGGCGAAGACCTCCGTATCTCGGTTTCGTTTTACGGCGACCGAGTTTTCGCGACTGGATCGCCCGCCAAGCTGTCGTTGCTGAAGAGCATCTTCACCAAAGCGGACAAGGCGATGCCTGGCAGCGAAGACGAGGAAGAGATCGAAATCATCAAACCAGTGTTGAAAACGCACTCGGTTGCTTCCGCCAACCTGCAAACCGCTTTCGATGTGTTGCAAACGATGTTGGCCGGAACGCCGGAGACCCGCATCGCCTTGGACACCAAACGTGGCGTCATCGTTGCATCGGCTCGTCCCGATACTCAGCAATTGATCTCGGACACGATCG of the Rhodopirellula baltica SH 1 genome contains:
- a CDS encoding DNA integrity scanning protein DisA nucleotide-binding domain protein, with protein sequence MFPLVDRIESGAAEDSMATQRLTKQNAAMISAAVALRADRNADALLLLLDGSTDWKRISELTEANENVVIVAVDTIEDLDGAAEAGLKPLALNKEKAPLLERLQEALLEAAADELIKTNGEVVAVYSGFQQGRLDSISHLQLDERMRRFTVRDLQTLESSVPLKTIKAVVDLASQIGREGREGKAVGTMFVVGDHRRVLEHASDSGADPFRGYNKKHRNILDPKVQEDAKEIAQLDGAFVVTSDGIIERSRQMLEVSHEDLKMTKGLGSRHWAAAAITRKTKAVSVVVSQSTGTVRLYQNGFLILQIVPMDKAIKWQEFAFEPPPQSADEN
- the map gene encoding type I methionyl aminopeptidase; translated protein: MLTKQRKLILSETQRDMMRAAGQANAALLDYVRPHVKPGITTGKIDQMIHDWTYGHGYRAATLGYQKYPKSCCTSVNEVICHGIPDDYELKEGDIINVDITTVVDGWHGDQSETFLLGEVSEEKRAVTQCAFDCMHLAIDALTPGCRVATIGEAVVPEAEGRGFTVVREYVGHGLGKQFHLDPSIPHFPNRQSRIDRLFPGMCFTIEPMINAGSRYTQCDKADGWTVRTKDGRPSAQFEHSILMTESGPEILTQTKDGPKKGHKF